Genomic segment of Kibdelosporangium phytohabitans:
CGACCGGGCTGGTGGGCGACCGGAGAGGTTGACGGCGACGGGCGGCGACCAGTCGGGGTGCGGGGCGGGTCAGCTGGTCACGGCGGCCAAGGCGTCAACCAAGCCATGCCCGTAGAAACCGTTGTACGGCGCGTATCCCGCACAGTAAGCGTCCTGAGTGCCCGACCCGCTGAGGTCGTAGTCCGCGGGACACGGCACAGCCTGGGACTGGTTGTTCAGCAACCGCGTCAGCGTCGACGGGGAAGCGTTCGGATGCGTGGACGCCAGCAACGCGAGCACGCCCGAAACATGCGGTGCCGCCATGGAAGTACCGCAGTAGCGCGCGTAACCACCTGGCACCGTGGACAAAACGCAGCCGCTCTCGGGATCCCGGTTGCCGCGCAACCGTTCCCCGCCGGGCGCGGTCACGTCGATCACGCCGAGCCCGTAGGCGCTGTACCCGGCCTTCAGCTTGTCCGTCCCGACCGACGACACCGCGAGCACGTCTCGCAACCCGGCCGGGAGCACACGGCAGGTGGCGTCCGGCGGGTTGGCCATGTCGACGTTCTCGTTCGTCGCCGCCGCGACATTCACCACGCGCTGCGTGTGGGCGTACGCCACCGCGCGCGTGAGCGCCTCGCGCACCACTCGCTGCCCGCCCTTGGAGCACGTGAACAGCCACGGGTCGACGAAGTAGCTGCTGTTGGTGACGGTCATGTGCTTCTCCGCGGCCCACATGAAGCCGCACACCGCGTACTCCGGGTAGATCCGGCCGTCGTCGTCGACCACACGCACTGAGGCCAGGCGTACGCCCGGAGCGACGCCGGTGGTGCCCTTGCCGTCGTTGGCCGCGGCGATCGTGCCCGCGACATGTGTGCCGTGTGGTGAGTTCTTGGGCGCCCAGGCCGCCGGGGTGGTGTCGGGGCGTCCGGTGAGGCAGCCCGCGGACAGCGCGGGGTCTACGGCGTCCTTCAGGTCGGGGTGGGTGGCGTCGATGCCAGAGTCGAGCACGCCGACGACCACGTCACGGTCGCCTGTCGTCACGTCGTGGGCCGCGTCGGCGTTGATCATCGCCATGTCCCACTGCTCGTCCGTGCGGTCCGCGGACGGCACGGTGCCCGTGCGGCGGGTCGTCGAGGTGGTTTCCTCGGCCTTGCGCTTGCGGCTGGTCGCGCGTTGCGCGCTGAAGGCGCGGTCCAGGCCGATCCGGTCGTCGAAGCGGGTGTCGGCCGACGTCGCGACCGCGACAGAGATCTGCGGGTAGTAGACGGTGGTGACGCCGCACGCGGCGGTGATCTCGTTCTGCGCCTCGGCCGCGGGTGTACCGCGGTCGAACAGCACGATGTAGCGGGATACCGTACGAGTCCCGCTGACGCACGCGGCGTCGGCGGGGTCGGCGGCGGCGGGCAGCGCGCACACCGAGGCGAGCACCGCCGTCAGCACCGCTGCCGCCTTCACGCGGCGGACCAGAGGCACGACCACTGACCTCCATCATTGCGTCGGCCGGCTCGGGGGTACCGGCTGTCCACGTTGCGGGACGGTAGCCACGCCGCGTCGGCCAGACAAGTT
This window contains:
- a CDS encoding S8 family peptidase, giving the protein MPLVRRVKAAAVLTAVLASVCALPAAADPADAACVSGTRTVSRYIVLFDRGTPAAEAQNEITAACGVTTVYYPQISVAVATSADTRFDDRIGLDRAFSAQRATSRKRKAEETTSTTRRTGTVPSADRTDEQWDMAMINADAAHDVTTGDRDVVVGVLDSGIDATHPDLKDAVDPALSAGCLTGRPDTTPAAWAPKNSPHGTHVAGTIAAANDGKGTTGVAPGVRLASVRVVDDDGRIYPEYAVCGFMWAAEKHMTVTNSSYFVDPWLFTCSKGGQRVVREALTRAVAYAHTQRVVNVAAATNENVDMANPPDATCRVLPAGLRDVLAVSSVGTDKLKAGYSAYGLGVIDVTAPGGERLRGNRDPESGCVLSTVPGGYARYCGTSMAAPHVSGVLALLASTHPNASPSTLTRLLNNQSQAVPCPADYDLSGSGTQDAYCAGYAPYNGFYGHGLVDALAAVTS